A window from Planococcus maritimus encodes these proteins:
- a CDS encoding F0F1 ATP synthase subunit delta → MSQVAERYASALFQVAKEHNVTLEIEKDLREVRKVFKMTPELYQLIVSPKVSADKRTNLINEVFQGANHYLINTLQMLGERRRMNIISDMAQSYIKLSNEEQGIEDAVVYSTRPLTEEETASLSTAFAKSIGKNSLRIENVIDPSLIGGLRLQIGNRIYDSSVSTKLARLQRQLIG, encoded by the coding sequence ATGAGCCAAGTCGCTGAGCGCTACGCATCGGCATTATTCCAGGTTGCCAAAGAGCACAATGTGACTTTGGAAATCGAAAAGGATCTTCGTGAAGTACGTAAAGTTTTCAAGATGACTCCTGAACTATACCAATTGATCGTTTCTCCGAAAGTTTCAGCGGATAAGCGCACAAACCTCATCAACGAAGTGTTCCAAGGAGCTAACCACTACTTGATCAATACACTACAGATGTTGGGTGAACGCAGACGCATGAACATAATCAGTGATATGGCTCAAAGCTATATCAAGCTTTCCAACGAAGAGCAAGGAATTGAAGATGCAGTAGTTTATTCGACTCGTCCGTTGACAGAAGAAGAAACAGCATCTCTTTCCACCGCTTTCGCGAAAAGCATCGGCAAGAATTCTTTACGGATTGAAAACGTAATCGACCCATCTTTGATTGGTGGATTGCGCCTTCAAATCGGGAACCGCATCTATGACAGCAGCGTCAGCACGAAACTTGCTCGCCTGCAACGTCAATTGATCGGCTAA
- the upp gene encoding uracil phosphoribosyltransferase: protein MGKVFVFDHPLIQHKLTYIRDKSTGTKEFRELVDEISTLMAFEITRELPLQEIDVETPVQVAKSNVLAGKKLGIVPILRAGIGMVDGVLKLIPAAKVGHIGLYRDPETLQPVEYYFKMPSDVSERELIVVDPMLATGGSAIEAVNSLKKRGATKIRFMCIIAAPEGVEALQKAHPEVDIYIAALDEKLNEKGYIVPGLGDAGDRLFGTK, encoded by the coding sequence GTGGGAAAAGTATTCGTTTTTGATCATCCGCTGATCCAGCATAAACTGACGTATATCCGCGACAAATCGACGGGGACAAAAGAATTCCGTGAATTGGTTGATGAGATTTCAACATTGATGGCTTTTGAAATCACGCGTGAGCTTCCGCTTCAGGAAATCGATGTGGAGACTCCAGTACAAGTCGCCAAATCGAATGTATTGGCCGGGAAGAAATTGGGCATCGTGCCTATCCTGCGCGCAGGCATCGGAATGGTCGATGGTGTCTTGAAGTTGATCCCAGCAGCTAAAGTTGGACATATCGGCTTGTACCGCGACCCAGAAACTTTGCAACCAGTCGAATATTATTTTAAAATGCCTTCCGATGTATCTGAACGTGAATTGATTGTTGTCGATCCGATGCTTGCAACAGGCGGTTCTGCAATTGAAGCCGTCAATTCCTTGAAAAAACGCGGCGCGACTAAAATCAGATTCATGTGCATCATTGCAGCTCCAGAAGGTGTGGAAGCTTTGCAGAAAGCACATCCGGAAGTGGATATCTATATTGCCGCACTCGATGAAAAGCTCAATGAAAAAGGCTATATCGTGCCTGGTCTCGGCGATGCTGGAGATCGCTTGTTCGGAACAAAATAA
- a CDS encoding AtpZ/AtpI family protein, whose protein sequence is MHPKKSPLQAMAIYSVILSQLVGSVLIGVFTGMWLDEQFGTAPLFLIICLFTGLSAGVWAMLQTVRKFESGDM, encoded by the coding sequence ATGCACCCGAAAAAAAGTCCCTTACAAGCAATGGCGATTTATTCCGTCATTCTCTCACAACTTGTCGGGTCCGTACTAATCGGGGTCTTTACAGGGATGTGGCTTGATGAGCAATTCGGAACCGCCCCGCTCTTTTTGATCATCTGCCTATTTACCGGCCTGAGTGCTGGGGTATGGGCGATGCTTCAGACCGTCCGAAAATTCGAATCAGGAGACATGTGA
- a CDS encoding ATP synthase subunit I: MDGLQEIYKRLKRLMYFILAAFVLGWGVTPYPEVFAGLIVGSLFGIYNMWILVRRMEKFDRAVEEGSKVRSLGTALRFASGVAVVAIAILFAEHIHLVSAVIGLMIPYGLLLVERIVYHMKHH, translated from the coding sequence ATGGATGGACTTCAAGAGATCTACAAAAGATTGAAGAGGCTGATGTATTTCATTCTCGCAGCGTTCGTTTTAGGGTGGGGGGTCACTCCTTATCCAGAAGTATTCGCTGGCCTAATCGTCGGATCTCTGTTCGGCATTTATAATATGTGGATCTTGGTTCGGAGAATGGAAAAATTCGACCGGGCGGTAGAAGAAGGCTCAAAAGTCCGTTCTCTTGGAACGGCATTACGGTTTGCATCAGGTGTAGCAGTTGTGGCGATTGCAATATTGTTCGCTGAGCACATACACTTGGTCAGTGCGGTAATCGGGTTGATGATCCCATATGGTCTCCTTTTAGTGGAGCGGATCGTTTATCACATGAAACACCATTAA
- the atpB gene encoding F0F1 ATP synthase subunit A, translated as MDHGAPMLEVFGIWFNLSNVMMLLVAALIVFLIAFFATRNLKLKPTGMQNFMEWVMDFVKGIIKSNMDWRDGGRFHVLGITLIMFIFVSNMLGLPFAVVVNGDLWWKSPTADPVVTMTLAATIIILSHYYGIKLKGLKGYSSDFLKPMPFLFPLKIIEEFANTLTLGLRLYGNIYAGEILLTLLAGLASASIFGFVGAILPMMAWQGFSIFIGAIQAFIFVMLTMVYLSHKVSEDH; from the coding sequence GTGGATCACGGCGCTCCAATGCTCGAGGTGTTCGGAATTTGGTTCAACCTTTCGAACGTTATGATGCTACTTGTAGCCGCTCTTATTGTGTTCCTTATCGCATTCTTTGCTACCCGTAACTTGAAGCTGAAGCCGACTGGCATGCAGAACTTCATGGAATGGGTCATGGACTTTGTTAAAGGAATCATTAAAAGCAATATGGACTGGCGGGATGGTGGACGATTCCATGTTCTTGGAATTACGCTGATTATGTTCATCTTTGTATCGAACATGCTCGGGCTCCCATTTGCTGTCGTCGTCAACGGAGACCTTTGGTGGAAATCACCAACAGCGGATCCAGTGGTGACAATGACATTGGCTGCAACAATCATCATCTTGAGCCATTATTATGGTATTAAGCTGAAAGGCTTGAAAGGCTACAGTTCAGATTTCCTGAAACCGATGCCGTTCTTGTTCCCGCTTAAAATCATTGAGGAATTTGCAAATACGCTGACACTCGGTCTGCGTCTTTACGGTAACATCTACGCTGGTGAGATTTTGCTTACATTGTTGGCAGGTCTTGCTTCAGCAAGTATCTTCGGATTTGTCGGTGCAATCTTGCCGATGATGGCATGGCAAGGATTCTCGATCTTTATCGGGGCTATCCAAGCGTTTATTTTCGTTATGTTAACGATGGTTTATTTATCGCATAAAGTCAGCGAAGACCATTGA
- the wecB gene encoding non-hydrolyzing UDP-N-acetylglucosamine 2-epimerase yields the protein MTKKWKVMTIFGTRPEAIKMAPLVLELQKHPETIEALVTVTAQHRQMLDQVLDTFGITPDFDLNIMKDRQTLSDVTVRAMQGLDDVMKEAKPDIVLVHGDTTTTFAASLAALYNQISIGHVEAGLRTHNKYSPFPEEMNRQLTGVMADIHFAPTEKSAQNLRDENKKEETIYITGNTAIDALQTTVRDNYHHPVLDQIGDDRMILLTAHRRENLGEPMRNMFRAIKRLTEEHDDIQVVYPVHMNPAVREVADEVLGRDPRIHLIEPLEVLDFHNFAAQSYFILTDSGGVQEEAPSLGKPVLVLRDTTERPEGIDAGTLKLAGTDEETIYRLGKELLTDASAYEAMSQASNPYGDGKASQRIVEALHKYFGEL from the coding sequence GTGACGAAAAAATGGAAAGTGATGACGATTTTCGGTACACGCCCGGAAGCGATTAAAATGGCGCCGCTCGTTTTGGAATTGCAAAAGCATCCAGAAACGATTGAAGCCCTTGTGACCGTGACCGCCCAGCACCGTCAAATGTTGGACCAAGTGCTCGACACATTCGGCATCACACCCGATTTTGATTTGAACATCATGAAAGACCGCCAAACCTTAAGTGATGTAACGGTCCGTGCCATGCAAGGCTTGGATGATGTGATGAAAGAAGCGAAACCGGATATCGTACTGGTTCATGGAGATACGACAACGACATTCGCGGCAAGTTTAGCTGCTTTGTATAATCAAATCTCGATTGGGCATGTAGAAGCTGGGCTCCGGACCCACAATAAGTACTCTCCTTTCCCGGAAGAGATGAATCGTCAATTGACAGGCGTCATGGCGGACATCCATTTTGCGCCAACTGAAAAGTCCGCGCAAAATTTACGTGACGAGAACAAAAAAGAAGAAACCATCTATATTACAGGCAATACGGCTATCGATGCTTTGCAGACGACAGTCCGTGACAATTACCATCACCCAGTGCTCGATCAAATCGGTGATGACCGCATGATCTTGTTAACTGCCCATCGCCGTGAAAATCTTGGCGAGCCGATGCGCAATATGTTCCGTGCCATCAAGCGCTTGACTGAAGAGCATGATGACATTCAAGTCGTGTACCCAGTTCACATGAATCCGGCTGTCCGCGAAGTCGCGGACGAAGTGCTCGGGCGCGACCCGCGCATCCACTTGATCGAACCGCTCGAAGTCTTGGATTTCCATAACTTCGCAGCCCAGTCTTATTTCATCCTGACTGATTCGGGCGGAGTGCAAGAAGAAGCGCCGTCTCTTGGGAAGCCGGTCTTGGTGTTGCGTGATACAACGGAACGTCCAGAAGGCATCGATGCAGGCACTTTGAAACTTGCCGGTACGGACGAAGAAACAATCTACCGCCTAGGCAAGGAATTGCTGACAGATGCATCCGCCTATGAAGCGATGTCGCAAGCATCGAACCCATACGGCGACGGAAAAGCATCCCAGCGGATCGTCGAAGCATTGCATAAGTATTTCGGCGAGTTGTAG
- the atpF gene encoding F0F1 ATP synthase subunit B gives MFFDHLVLGATGEFLNIGDIIATLVIFLLLMALLKKFAWGPLMGVMQQREDLIASEIETAEKSRQESQQMLEEQRSLLKDARNQAQEIVENAKKQGEVSREEIITTARAESARMKESAVAEIANEREKAIAAVREEVVALTLLAATKVLDKEISEEDNRQLINETIAKAGEVQ, from the coding sequence GTGTTTTTTGATCACCTCGTACTCGGTGCAACCGGGGAGTTTTTGAATATTGGAGACATCATCGCAACATTGGTCATCTTTTTGCTCCTAATGGCCCTGTTGAAGAAATTTGCTTGGGGTCCGTTGATGGGCGTTATGCAGCAGCGTGAAGATCTGATCGCAAGTGAGATCGAAACTGCTGAAAAAAGCCGTCAAGAATCACAGCAAATGCTTGAAGAGCAACGCAGCCTTTTGAAGGATGCCCGCAACCAAGCACAGGAAATCGTTGAAAACGCCAAGAAACAAGGCGAAGTTTCTCGTGAGGAAATCATTACGACAGCACGTGCTGAATCTGCTCGCATGAAAGAATCCGCAGTGGCAGAAATTGCTAACGAGCGTGAAAAAGCGATCGCAGCAGTTCGTGAAGAAGTTGTGGCTCTGACTTTGTTGGCAGCTACGAAAGTACTCGACAAGGAAATCTCTGAGGAAGACAACCGTCAGTTGATTAACGAAACGATTGCGAAGGCAGGCGAAGTGCAATGA
- the atpE gene encoding F0F1 ATP synthase subunit C yields the protein MGLLAAAIAVGLAALGAGIGNGLIVSKTVEGIARQPEARGVLQTTMFIGVALVEALPIIAVVIAFIVMNR from the coding sequence ATGGGTTTATTAGCAGCAGCAATTGCAGTAGGACTAGCAGCACTAGGTGCAGGTATCGGTAACGGACTTATCGTTTCAAAAACAGTTGAAGGTATCGCTCGCCAGCCAGAAGCACGCGGCGTTCTTCAAACAACAATGTTTATCGGTGTAGCTTTGGTAGAGGCATTGCCGATCATCGCCGTAGTTATCGCGTTCATCGTAATGAACCGTTAA
- the atpA gene encoding F0F1 ATP synthase subunit alpha, producing the protein MSIKAEEISNLIKQQIENYQSEMKVDEVGTVITIGDGIARAHGLDNIMAGELVEFSNGVMGMAQNLEANNVGIIILGPFADIKEGDEVRRTGRIMEVPVGPELIGRVVNPLGQPVDGLGPINTTKSRPIESPAQGVMARKSVHEPLQTGIKAIDALVPIGRGQRELIIGDRQTGKTSVAIDTILNQGDQDMICIYVAIGQKESTVRNVVETFRKNGALDYTIVVTASASQPAPLLYLAPYAGITMAEDFMFDGKHVLIVYDDLTKQASAYRELSLLLRRPPGREAYPGDVFYLHSRLLERAAKLNESLGSGSITALPFVETQAGDISSYIPTNVISITDGQIFLQSDLFFAGVRPAINAGLSVSRVGGSAQIKAMKKVAGTLRLDLAAYRELESFSQFGSDLDPATAAKLERGKRTVEVLKQDLNSPIKVEKQVVIFYALTRGFLDDIPVQDITRFEAELTSWLDINHTNVLDTIRSTKGLPSDEEFGAAINEFKHTFAKSE; encoded by the coding sequence ATGAGCATCAAAGCTGAAGAAATCAGCAATCTGATTAAGCAACAGATTGAAAACTATCAATCAGAGATGAAAGTTGACGAAGTCGGTACAGTCATCACGATTGGTGACGGTATCGCTCGCGCTCATGGCCTCGACAACATCATGGCTGGAGAACTTGTAGAATTCTCAAATGGTGTAATGGGTATGGCACAAAACTTGGAAGCCAACAACGTTGGTATCATCATCCTTGGGCCATTCGCAGACATCAAAGAAGGCGATGAAGTACGTCGAACTGGCCGTATTATGGAAGTACCGGTAGGACCAGAACTTATCGGACGCGTAGTCAATCCACTAGGACAACCGGTTGATGGTCTTGGACCGATCAACACAACGAAATCTCGTCCTATCGAAAGCCCAGCACAAGGCGTTATGGCACGTAAATCCGTGCACGAACCGCTTCAAACGGGTATTAAAGCAATCGATGCTCTTGTGCCAATCGGCCGTGGGCAGCGTGAATTGATCATCGGTGACCGTCAGACAGGTAAAACGTCTGTTGCAATCGATACAATCTTAAACCAAGGCGACCAAGACATGATCTGTATTTACGTAGCAATCGGCCAAAAAGAGTCGACTGTCCGTAACGTAGTTGAAACGTTCCGTAAAAACGGGGCGCTTGATTACACGATCGTTGTTACAGCGTCTGCTTCACAACCAGCTCCACTTCTATACCTAGCTCCTTATGCAGGTATCACAATGGCTGAAGACTTTATGTTCGATGGCAAGCACGTCTTGATCGTCTATGATGATTTGACAAAACAAGCGTCCGCTTACCGTGAACTTTCACTCTTGCTTCGTCGTCCTCCAGGCCGTGAAGCTTACCCAGGTGACGTTTTCTACCTTCACTCACGCCTTCTTGAGCGCGCAGCGAAGTTGAACGAATCACTCGGATCGGGATCAATCACTGCATTGCCGTTTGTTGAAACGCAAGCAGGCGATATCTCTTCTTATATCCCAACAAACGTAATTTCGATTACGGATGGCCAAATCTTCCTTCAATCGGATCTTTTCTTCGCCGGTGTTCGCCCAGCGATCAACGCAGGTCTTTCTGTATCCCGTGTAGGTGGTTCAGCACAGATCAAAGCGATGAAGAAAGTAGCCGGTACTTTGCGTCTTGACTTGGCTGCTTACCGTGAATTGGAGTCATTCTCCCAGTTCGGTTCCGACCTTGACCCAGCGACAGCTGCAAAACTTGAGCGCGGTAAACGTACAGTTGAAGTTCTCAAGCAGGACTTGAACAGCCCAATTAAAGTTGAAAAACAAGTTGTTATCTTCTACGCATTGACTCGTGGATTCCTCGACGATATTCCTGTACAAGACATCACTCGTTTCGAAGCTGAATTGACTAGCTGGTTGGATATTAACCACACAAACGTTTTGGATACCATCCGCTCAACTAAAGGGTTGCCATCTGATGAAGAATTCGGTGCAGCAATCAACGAATTCAAGCACACATTCGCAAAATCAGAATAA